The following proteins come from a genomic window of Acidimicrobiia bacterium:
- the gcvT gene encoding glycine cleavage system aminomethyltransferase GcvT: protein MAELKKSLLDAQHRVAGARMVPFGGWDMPVSYPTGTLTEHLACRNQAALFDVSHLGSLELTGPKAFDQLQYALSNDLRRIAPGKAQYTHLLDPRDASVVDDIIVWWLEPERFWVLPNAANAAGVTAALSQSVDRRPERALLAVQGPEAKQRLATVSAEAAQVGRFRVKEIVWQGHQLLVAGTGYTGEQGVEIAVPQAAAESLWAALVEAGCDPAGLGARDTLRLEAGLPLHGHELGPEITPLDAGLGWVVGWDKEAFIGQEALLAAQEKGLQKRLRGLTVEGRRPPREGQTVLKDGEAIATLTSGNFSPALGHGIALAFLPPHLLPGETVTIDQRGTEVPAQVVKLPFVG from the coding sequence ATGGCCGAGTTAAAAAAGTCTTTACTTGATGCACAGCATCGAGTGGCCGGAGCCCGCATGGTGCCCTTCGGCGGTTGGGACATGCCAGTTTCGTACCCGACGGGAACATTGACCGAACACTTGGCCTGCCGCAACCAAGCAGCGCTTTTTGATGTGAGCCATCTGGGATCGCTAGAACTTACCGGACCAAAAGCTTTCGACCAATTGCAGTATGCGCTTTCCAACGATCTTCGACGTATTGCTCCGGGCAAAGCGCAATACACCCATCTACTCGACCCCCGAGATGCTTCGGTGGTTGACGACATCATTGTTTGGTGGCTAGAGCCCGAACGGTTTTGGGTGCTTCCAAACGCCGCAAATGCGGCCGGTGTAACGGCGGCCCTCTCCCAAAGCGTTGACCGCCGACCGGAACGGGCTTTGCTGGCCGTGCAAGGCCCCGAGGCTAAACAGCGTTTGGCCACTGTGTCGGCCGAAGCAGCCCAAGTAGGCCGCTTCCGCGTTAAAGAAATTGTCTGGCAAGGGCATCAGTTATTGGTGGCAGGCACCGGTTACACCGGTGAACAAGGAGTCGAAATCGCTGTTCCTCAAGCAGCAGCAGAAAGCCTTTGGGCAGCGTTGGTGGAAGCCGGCTGCGACCCAGCAGGCCTCGGGGCTCGCGATACGTTGCGCCTCGAAGCAGGCCTCCCTCTGCATGGCCACGAATTAGGCCCAGAAATAACGCCACTTGATGCCGGCCTGGGCTGGGTAGTGGGCTGGGATAAAGAAGCGTTCATAGGTCAAGAAGCCCTGTTGGCAGCGCAAGAAAAGGGGTTGCAAAAACGGTTACGAGGGTTAACCGTTGAAGGGCGCCGGCCGCCTCGAGAAGGACAAACCGTACTTAAAGACGGAGAAGCGATAGCCACCCTAACGAGCGGCAACTTTTCACCAGCCTTGGGTCACGGGATCGCCCTCGCCTTTTTGCCGCCGCACCTGCTCCCCGGAGAAACAGTGACCATCGACCAGCGGGGCACCGAGGTGCCGGCACAAGTTGTAAAACTTCCCTTTGTGGGGTAG
- a CDS encoding hypoxanthine phosphoribosyltransferase, whose amino-acid sequence MTATMLYNRSSLAQRATALGEELTEVLDEGALIVGVLKGCLPFMADLVRSVDVPVELEFLALSGFARDSGRVRLTRDIEMDITGRQVVLVEDLVDTGMRLNFLLRHLKDRNPGEIRVCTMFDRAERRVLPATLHHVGFPLDSSFVVGYGLDHLGRFRNLPDLVTVPLKELEANPDEICAEVYALSQRYAADEVTA is encoded by the coding sequence ATGACCGCAACTATGTTGTATAACCGGTCGTCGCTGGCCCAACGAGCAACTGCTCTGGGCGAAGAGTTAACCGAAGTCCTTGACGAAGGCGCCTTAATCGTCGGGGTCTTAAAAGGCTGTTTGCCGTTTATGGCCGATTTGGTGCGTTCCGTTGATGTGCCCGTAGAGCTTGAGTTTTTGGCCCTTAGTGGGTTTGCTCGCGATAGCGGGCGGGTGCGCCTTACGCGAGACATCGAAATGGACATAACGGGTCGCCAAGTAGTTTTGGTAGAAGATCTTGTCGATACCGGGATGCGGCTGAATTTTTTGCTCCGCCATCTTAAAGATCGCAACCCGGGAGAAATACGTGTTTGCACCATGTTCGACCGGGCCGAGCGTCGGGTGTTGCCCGCAACCTTGCATCATGTGGGGTTCCCCTTGGACTCTTCGTTTGTGGTGGGGTATGGGTTAGACCATCTTGGACGGTTCCGTAATCTTCCCGACTTGGTCACGGTCCCTTTAAAAGAATTAGAAGCCAACCCTGATGAAATCTGTGCCGAGGTGTATGCCTTGAGTCAGCGATACGCAGCAGATGAGGTAACGGCATGA
- a CDS encoding DUF2079 domain-containing protein: MVNASRDRAVRAIDWTGEHVVTRVHTVRRRMDMAMLRGQARLESPRVDRYFPWVLAASAWLVFSFLSLARLHDLGLPQDLGHYLQALHLLENGVAPQITDFGMNLFAMQAAFLFVPIIWLTQLFPSAETMLILQALPLALAVVPLWRITRHSGNLRIGAAGALVAAYFFHPSVQNLNLAGFHPEVFALPALLAAYLQGQKERWWAVSLLAFVVVAARSDLGLAVMALGLVFVGEERRNPGWFLASFGLLWFLIMGLFVQPLMGLGEYPHLAEFAAYGDGVFGVMGGMISHPLVVMGDLFERSSFEKVMLLVAPVLFLPLVRMRYVAPVLPLLGFFLLADVSSGGRGNPEQDVGILPFVFIAATYALMRIGQPGVRRVLVDRRVLAVLALTATMFFVRDAASSPYQEPWNWGHRDATDVARLEAASGIDAYDRVLAHPAVFNLVAERETIRSLPLRDASGGPFLASDDLVLGIDVVVFDGPATRWPQPDRKIFGQSLRVLGFEESFNVEGIQVFVRRSGR; this comes from the coding sequence GTGGTAAATGCATCTCGAGATCGAGCAGTTCGCGCCATAGATTGGACCGGCGAACATGTGGTGACCCGGGTCCATACCGTTCGACGCCGGATGGATATGGCCATGCTGCGCGGCCAGGCTCGTTTGGAAAGCCCTCGGGTAGACCGTTACTTCCCATGGGTTTTAGCTGCTTCAGCTTGGCTAGTTTTTTCCTTCCTGTCTTTGGCTCGTCTGCACGACCTTGGCCTTCCCCAAGACTTAGGGCACTACCTACAAGCACTGCACCTTTTGGAAAATGGGGTAGCTCCCCAGATCACTGATTTTGGCATGAACCTTTTTGCCATGCAGGCGGCCTTTCTTTTCGTCCCGATAATTTGGTTGACCCAGTTGTTTCCGTCGGCCGAAACCATGCTGATCTTGCAGGCTCTCCCCCTGGCTTTAGCGGTAGTACCGCTCTGGCGAATTACCCGCCACTCTGGAAACCTGCGAATTGGAGCAGCCGGCGCATTGGTGGCGGCATACTTTTTTCACCCCTCAGTGCAAAACCTCAACTTGGCCGGTTTCCACCCCGAAGTTTTTGCGCTACCGGCCTTGTTGGCGGCTTATTTACAAGGACAAAAAGAACGATGGTGGGCGGTGTCGCTGTTGGCTTTTGTGGTGGTGGCGGCACGCTCTGACCTTGGGTTAGCGGTCATGGCGCTGGGCCTTGTCTTTGTGGGTGAAGAACGCCGGAACCCCGGATGGTTTCTGGCGTCTTTCGGTTTGCTCTGGTTCCTGATTATGGGATTATTTGTTCAGCCCCTCATGGGTTTAGGCGAGTACCCACATTTGGCGGAGTTTGCTGCTTATGGCGATGGGGTATTTGGGGTGATGGGCGGAATGATTTCCCACCCTTTGGTGGTGATGGGCGATTTATTTGAACGCTCAAGCTTTGAGAAAGTCATGCTTTTAGTGGCCCCTGTTCTCTTCTTGCCCTTAGTAAGGATGCGCTATGTTGCTCCGGTTTTGCCATTGTTGGGCTTTTTCCTTCTGGCCGACGTTTCTTCCGGCGGACGAGGCAACCCTGAACAAGATGTAGGAATTCTGCCCTTTGTTTTTATTGCGGCAACCTATGCGTTGATGCGTATTGGGCAACCCGGGGTGCGACGTGTTTTGGTAGATCGCCGGGTGTTGGCGGTATTGGCGCTTACCGCAACCATGTTTTTTGTGCGAGACGCCGCATCGTCTCCTTACCAAGAGCCTTGGAATTGGGGCCACAGAGACGCCACTGATGTTGCTCGACTTGAGGCCGCCAGTGGCATAGACGCCTACGATCGGGTGTTGGCACACCCTGCGGTATTTAACCTGGTGGCCGAGCGTGAAACAATTCGTTCTCTGCCACTAAGGGATGCTTCTGGTGGCCCGTTTCTCGCGTCGGATGATCTGGTACTGGGCATCGACGTGGTGGTATTTGATGGGCCGGCCACCCGATGGCCGCAGCCCGATAGAAAAATATTTGGCCAGTCTTTACGAGTTCTAGGTTTTGAAGAAAGCTTCAACGTCGAAGGTATTCAAGTGTTTGTGCGCCGCTCCGGCCGCTAG
- a CDS encoding MerR family transcriptional regulator, with protein MSGNQAASGEAGKGAGTLSIGEVLAGLEEEFPDITVSKIRFLEAQGLLDPERTPSGYRQFSGEDVVRLRWILRQQREHFLPLKVIRQLLDEAGGEIPDGPEEGDPAEVEPFRERARRGPLVGSVSVSREELAQAVGVDLSVVEKLERMGLVVGHQAGSATVFDDDALLVAKLASRFLVLGFDIRHLRMYLVAAQREAGVFEQVLLPRLRDDQKTRAAVQGQLDELTEAGSRLREIMLRRSLGKLGRP; from the coding sequence ATGAGCGGTAATCAAGCAGCCAGCGGAGAAGCAGGCAAAGGTGCGGGAACGCTTTCCATTGGCGAGGTATTGGCCGGGTTAGAAGAAGAGTTTCCGGACATAACGGTGTCAAAAATCCGCTTTTTGGAGGCTCAAGGGCTACTCGACCCCGAACGGACACCTTCCGGCTACCGCCAGTTTTCTGGTGAGGATGTGGTGCGACTTCGTTGGATTTTACGCCAGCAGCGCGAACATTTTTTGCCACTGAAGGTCATTCGTCAACTACTGGATGAGGCGGGTGGCGAAATACCTGACGGCCCCGAAGAGGGAGACCCCGCGGAGGTGGAGCCCTTTCGGGAGCGAGCACGCCGCGGGCCGTTGGTGGGGTCGGTCAGTGTCAGCCGTGAAGAACTCGCCCAGGCGGTGGGTGTTGATCTTTCGGTGGTGGAAAAACTTGAGCGCATGGGTTTAGTGGTCGGGCACCAAGCGGGTTCGGCCACGGTGTTTGACGATGATGCGCTTTTGGTAGCCAAACTTGCTTCACGGTTCCTTGTTTTAGGATTTGATATACGGCACCTCCGCATGTATTTGGTGGCCGCTCAACGCGAAGCGGGGGTGTTTGAACAAGTGCTGCTTCCTCGACTACGTGATGACCAAAAAACCCGAGCAGCGGTGCAAGGGCAACTTGATGAACTCACCGAAGCAGGCTCTCGGCTACGCGAGATCATGTTGCGTCGTTCCTTAGGGAAGCTCGGTAGGCCATGA
- a CDS encoding FHA domain-containing protein encodes MATVVCSGCGNEDNRSARFCPSCGQPMAESREEKTDVFELSEILPHEQDRAKFPQNCGLFVIESGPKAGARYGLEAEDTTLGRHGDAGIFLDDVSVSRQHAAVKRTGDHYVVTDAGSLNGTYVNRVRIESTELHDGDELQIGRFRLVFFHGTAN; translated from the coding sequence ATGGCCACGGTCGTTTGCTCTGGGTGCGGTAACGAAGACAACCGGTCGGCGCGTTTTTGCCCATCGTGTGGCCAACCTATGGCCGAATCCCGAGAAGAAAAAACAGATGTATTTGAACTTTCGGAGATCCTTCCTCATGAACAAGATCGGGCGAAGTTTCCTCAGAACTGCGGGCTCTTTGTTATTGAATCTGGCCCCAAAGCAGGCGCCCGCTACGGGTTGGAAGCAGAAGACACCACCCTGGGGCGCCATGGGGATGCGGGGATTTTTCTTGATGATGTTTCGGTGTCACGTCAACATGCTGCTGTTAAACGAACCGGTGACCATTACGTAGTCACCGACGCTGGTTCGTTGAACGGGACCTATGTAAACCGGGTTCGTATTGAGTCAACGGAACTTCATGACGGAGACGAACTCCAGATTGGGCGCTTTCGACTGGTTTTCTTTCACGGCACGGCGAACTAG
- a CDS encoding HIT family protein, with amino-acid sequence MASIFTRIMEGEIPGRLVWEDELCVVMVDIRPLNRGHVLIVPRQEVDPWTALPAATAQHLMAVAHRVAQAQQALFSPQRVGLMIAGFEVPHTHLHCVPLDSMANLDFSLAQPGDPDDLDQVAWVLREALN; translated from the coding sequence ATGGCTTCAATATTTACTCGCATCATGGAAGGCGAAATACCCGGTCGGCTGGTTTGGGAAGACGAGCTGTGTGTCGTCATGGTAGATATCCGCCCCTTGAATCGCGGGCACGTGTTGATTGTTCCTCGTCAAGAAGTCGACCCTTGGACCGCCCTACCGGCGGCCACCGCCCAGCATCTGATGGCCGTGGCTCACCGAGTTGCCCAAGCGCAACAAGCGCTTTTTTCGCCACAAAGGGTTGGCTTAATGATTGCCGGGTTCGAAGTACCCCACACCCATCTGCACTGCGTACCGTTGGACTCCATGGCCAACTTGGATTTCTCTCTTGCGCAACCGGGAGACCCCGACGACCTGGATCAGGTAGCATGGGTCTTACGAGAAGCGCTCAACTAG
- a CDS encoding class II aldolase/adducin family protein, giving the protein MAIPPGAGSKPYYYEPPSFASVEEERAHRKERLAAAFRIFGKFGFSEGVAGHITVRDPEQTDAFWVNALGQPFSDISVSDLLLVSHTGEILEGNYAVNAAAFAIHSGIHMNCPEVIAAAHSHSLYGKAWSSLGRMLDPITQDACIFYGNHVLFDDYTGVVTDPSEGARIADSLGSNKAAILRNHGLLTVGGSVDEAVWLFVTMERTCQAQLLAEAAGTPVVLDHATAEHTHKYVGNDFSSWFSGQPLFEQILREQPELKN; this is encoded by the coding sequence ATGGCCATCCCTCCCGGCGCCGGCAGCAAACCGTATTACTATGAGCCTCCTTCTTTCGCCTCGGTGGAAGAAGAGCGAGCGCACCGCAAAGAACGCTTAGCTGCTGCTTTTCGTATTTTTGGTAAATTTGGTTTCAGCGAAGGGGTGGCCGGCCATATTACGGTGCGCGATCCAGAACAAACCGATGCCTTTTGGGTAAACGCTTTGGGCCAACCATTTTCTGATATTTCTGTTTCAGATTTACTCTTGGTGTCCCACACCGGAGAAATTCTCGAAGGCAACTACGCCGTAAATGCGGCCGCTTTTGCTATCCACTCTGGCATTCACATGAACTGCCCCGAGGTCATAGCGGCTGCTCACTCGCATTCTCTTTACGGAAAGGCTTGGTCCTCGTTGGGTCGCATGCTTGACCCCATTACTCAAGACGCTTGCATTTTTTACGGCAATCATGTGCTTTTTGATGACTACACCGGGGTGGTCACCGACCCTTCAGAAGGCGCCCGCATTGCCGACTCTTTAGGCAGCAACAAAGCAGCGATCCTTCGCAACCACGGGCTCTTGACGGTAGGGGGCAGTGTCGATGAGGCTGTCTGGTTGTTCGTCACCATGGAACGCACCTGTCAAGCACAGTTGTTGGCCGAAGCTGCAGGCACGCCGGTGGTCTTGGATCACGCCACAGCAGAACACACGCACAAATATGTGGGGAACGATTTCTCCAGTTGGTTTAGCGGCCAACCCTTATTTGAGCAGATTCTGCGTGAACAGCCCGAACTAAAAAACTAG
- the ftsE gene encoding cell division ATP-binding protein FtsE translates to MIRLENVTKVYKGDVTALREVSAEIQSGEFVFLVGQSGSGKSTFLRLLNREEVPDSGKIWVAGKDLSKLRSWSVPHFRRSMGCVFQDYKLLHKKTVFENVAFALEVIGQSRPVIRKNVPAILDLVGLAQKADRFPNELSGGEQQRVSIARAFANRPKIMLADEPTGNLDPSTSVGIMKLLDLINRRGTTVIMATHDRSIVDSMQRRVIELDRGVVVRDESRGIYD, encoded by the coding sequence ATGATTCGACTCGAAAATGTCACCAAGGTTTACAAAGGGGACGTGACCGCTCTACGAGAAGTCTCGGCAGAGATTCAAAGCGGAGAATTTGTCTTTCTGGTCGGTCAATCTGGTTCAGGAAAATCGACCTTTCTTCGGTTGCTTAATCGTGAAGAAGTGCCCGATTCAGGAAAAATCTGGGTGGCCGGAAAAGACCTCAGCAAGCTTCGATCATGGAGCGTGCCTCATTTCCGTCGCAGCATGGGTTGCGTGTTCCAGGACTACAAACTTCTGCACAAAAAAACCGTATTTGAAAACGTGGCCTTTGCCTTAGAAGTAATCGGGCAATCTCGCCCGGTCATTCGAAAAAACGTTCCAGCAATCTTGGACCTGGTCGGGTTGGCGCAAAAGGCTGATCGATTCCCCAACGAACTCTCCGGCGGTGAGCAACAAAGAGTCTCCATCGCTCGAGCATTCGCTAACCGCCCAAAAATCATGTTGGCCGATGAACCCACCGGCAACCTTGACCCTTCGACCTCGGTAGGGATAATGAAACTTCTTGACCTCATCAACCGCCGAGGAACCACGGTAATCATGGCCACCCACGACCGGAGCATTGTGGACTCCATGCAGCGCCGAGTCATTGAACTCGACCGCGGCGTGGTGGTTCGTGATGAATCTCGCGGGATCTACGACTGA
- a CDS encoding CDP-alcohol phosphatidyltransferase family protein yields the protein MSEETTTPRTGWAAIATVPNLISLIRLACIPLFVWMLFGGSNRTDAALLLGALGATDWIDGWFARRFNQVTDLGKILDPTADRLLLLVAAFSLIVEGSVPWWFAVLALIREGLVGLGALVLAALGARRIEVTWWGKTATFSLLWAFPCFLAGQSTAFAHEWFAVAAWIFGIPGLVIAWWSAAGYLPEARRALRDGRANK from the coding sequence GTGTCAGAGGAAACAACAACACCGCGAACTGGTTGGGCTGCTATCGCTACGGTACCAAACTTAATTAGTTTGATTCGCTTAGCGTGCATCCCGCTGTTTGTTTGGATGCTTTTCGGCGGAAGCAACCGGACCGACGCCGCTTTATTGTTGGGGGCTTTGGGGGCCACCGACTGGATAGACGGCTGGTTTGCTCGCCGCTTCAACCAAGTAACCGATTTGGGAAAAATATTGGACCCCACGGCTGACCGCTTGCTTCTCTTGGTGGCCGCTTTTTCTCTTATTGTTGAGGGATCGGTGCCCTGGTGGTTTGCGGTGCTGGCCTTAATCAGAGAAGGCTTGGTGGGGTTAGGTGCCTTAGTTTTGGCGGCGCTCGGGGCGCGAAGAATTGAGGTCACTTGGTGGGGGAAAACGGCGACATTTTCTTTACTTTGGGCATTCCCTTGCTTTTTGGCCGGCCAATCAACAGCCTTTGCCCATGAATGGTTTGCGGTAGCTGCTTGGATATTTGGCATTCCGGGTTTGGTGATTGCTTGGTGGTCAGCGGCAGGTTATTTACCGGAAGCTCGGCGTGCTTTGAGAGACGGCCGAGCCAACAAGTAA
- a CDS encoding MerR family transcriptional regulator: protein MTVTEASEGYTGKKTAEIAGITYRQLDYWARTDLIRPSLTDASGSGSRRRYSYRDLLELKAVKTLLDAGIRLELVREVFTYLSENLDEDVTQVNLVISGNRSVMVRSGEEIVDLLRNGQGVLNILPLAGVKEEIDTKIIELYPQGRRAEADKDLQQVVGK, encoded by the coding sequence ATGACGGTCACCGAAGCAAGCGAAGGCTACACCGGGAAAAAAACGGCAGAAATTGCCGGCATTACCTATCGCCAATTGGACTACTGGGCACGCACCGACCTTATTCGCCCATCGCTGACCGATGCCTCGGGCTCCGGGAGTCGCCGTCGCTACTCCTACCGAGACCTCTTAGAGCTCAAAGCGGTAAAGACTCTCCTGGATGCCGGTATTCGCCTTGAGTTGGTGAGAGAAGTATTTACTTACCTTTCTGAAAACCTTGATGAAGACGTGACGCAAGTGAACTTAGTGATCAGTGGCAACCGGTCGGTCATGGTGCGTAGCGGTGAAGAAATCGTTGACTTGCTGCGCAACGGCCAAGGGGTGTTGAATATTTTGCCGCTGGCCGGAGTAAAAGAAGAAATCGATACCAAAATTATTGAGCTTTACCCTCAAGGGCGACGCGCCGAAGCTGACAAAGATCTTCAACAGGTGGTCGGCAAATAA
- a CDS encoding bifunctional nuclease family protein, which produces MIKMKIVNIQEVLPTNAPVVLLGEEEGERLLPIFIGRPEATAIGLALADQRPPRPMTHDLLASMVETFGWQVERVVITDLQEKTFFAEIYFRGPVGVEVVPCRPSDALALAVRSNGEIYVEEKVLDQAGYLSEDDDSGQSEEEVEEFRAFLDNVNPDDFAGGDSEPS; this is translated from the coding sequence ATGATCAAAATGAAAATCGTCAACATTCAAGAGGTGCTGCCCACGAATGCGCCGGTGGTTCTCTTGGGCGAAGAAGAGGGCGAGCGTTTGCTGCCCATCTTTATTGGCCGCCCTGAAGCCACAGCTATTGGCCTGGCCCTCGCTGACCAGCGGCCACCCCGTCCCATGACCCACGATTTGTTGGCGTCCATGGTGGAAACTTTTGGTTGGCAAGTCGAACGAGTGGTGATTACCGACTTGCAGGAAAAAACGTTTTTTGCCGAAATCTATTTTCGCGGACCGGTAGGCGTTGAGGTAGTGCCGTGCCGCCCCTCGGATGCTTTGGCTTTAGCGGTGCGCAGCAACGGTGAAATTTATGTGGAAGAAAAAGTCTTGGACCAAGCGGGGTATCTTTCCGAAGATGACGACTCTGGCCAATCAGAAGAAGAAGTCGAAGAGTTCCGAGCGTTTCTTGACAACGTGAACCCTGATGATTTTGCCGGCGGAGACTCAGAACCCAGTTAA
- a CDS encoding class I SAM-dependent methyltransferase: MSTEPALDPDRVGKYVITAWGYKQGEAVTLMVHLGHRLGLYQALDGAGPVTAAELAESTGLHERWLLEWLRSQAAAQLMLSEDGETFLLEPEAAAVLARSESPTFAAGAFAVLRTPEVVDGIADAFHTGLGLDYDGLGDQSAEHIEGILGPMTQALLLPTIVPALEGIVEKLTAGARVIDVGCGGGMVIDLLAQKFPASTFAGYDPSEGAIALATERLKDHSNVELHLAGGEDLPPTGDVDLIITFDCIHDMPRPDLTMTAIRQAIGDDGTWLIKDIKSSPRWVDNLKNPMLAMMYATSVGSCLQSAMSAPDAVGLGTMGFNPKMAKQMTAEADFTRFTMHDFDDPTNLYYEVRP; encoded by the coding sequence ATGAGCACAGAACCAGCCCTCGACCCTGACCGGGTAGGCAAATATGTCATTACCGCTTGGGGGTATAAACAAGGCGAAGCGGTCACCTTAATGGTTCACCTCGGGCACCGACTGGGCCTCTACCAGGCCCTCGACGGGGCCGGACCGGTAACGGCCGCCGAGCTTGCCGAATCTACCGGCTTACATGAACGCTGGCTTTTGGAATGGCTCCGCAGCCAAGCAGCAGCGCAACTTATGCTCAGCGAAGACGGAGAAACCTTTTTGCTGGAGCCTGAAGCGGCCGCCGTGTTGGCCCGCAGCGAGTCACCAACCTTCGCTGCCGGTGCTTTTGCGGTGCTGCGCACCCCCGAAGTAGTTGACGGCATCGCTGATGCTTTTCACACCGGCTTAGGGCTGGACTACGACGGTCTGGGCGATCAGTCAGCTGAACATATCGAAGGAATCTTGGGCCCCATGACCCAAGCGTTATTGCTTCCCACCATTGTTCCCGCTTTAGAAGGCATTGTAGAAAAACTAACAGCCGGCGCTCGAGTCATAGACGTGGGGTGCGGGGGAGGCATGGTTATTGACCTCCTCGCCCAGAAGTTCCCGGCCTCCACCTTTGCCGGGTACGACCCTTCAGAAGGCGCCATCGCTTTAGCCACCGAACGCTTAAAAGACCACAGCAACGTTGAATTGCATTTGGCCGGAGGCGAAGACCTGCCACCAACCGGTGATGTCGACTTGATTATTACTTTCGACTGCATTCACGACATGCCCCGCCCTGACCTCACCATGACGGCCATTCGCCAAGCAATAGGTGATGACGGCACCTGGCTCATCAAAGACATAAAATCTAGCCCTCGGTGGGTAGACAACTTAAAAAACCCAATGTTGGCCATGATGTATGCCACCTCGGTGGGTTCTTGTTTGCAATCGGCCATGTCGGCTCCCGATGCGGTAGGGCTCGGGACCATGGGGTTCAACCCTAAAATGGCTAAGCAGATGACCGCCGAGGCGGATTTTACTCGTTTCACCATGCACGACTTTGACGACCCAACGAACCTCTATTACGAAGTGCGCCCTTAA
- the gcvH gene encoding glycine cleavage system protein GcvH — MNIPTELKYSSDHEWIAVVEGRTRIGITDYAQDALGDVVYVDLPQVGDHIAAGSVFGEVESTKSVSELFAPLSGTVVAVNDALEGTPELVNSDAYGEGWICELEGTDPGEYEALLDAAAYQELLEGQG, encoded by the coding sequence ATGAACATTCCAACAGAACTCAAGTATTCGTCGGATCATGAGTGGATTGCGGTCGTTGAAGGGAGAACGCGAATCGGTATTACCGATTATGCCCAAGATGCCTTAGGGGACGTGGTCTATGTTGACCTTCCTCAAGTCGGTGACCACATAGCGGCCGGTTCAGTTTTTGGTGAAGTTGAATCAACAAAATCAGTTTCTGAACTTTTCGCACCGCTTTCCGGCACCGTGGTGGCCGTCAACGATGCCTTGGAAGGCACCCCAGAGTTGGTCAATAGCGATGCGTACGGTGAAGGGTGGATTTGCGAACTCGAAGGAACCGACCCTGGAGAGTATGAAGCATTGCTTGATGCTGCGGCCTATCAAGAGTTGCTTGAGGGTCAAGGCTAA
- a CDS encoding ABC transporter permease produces the protein MYRLWYYFRETFSSIWRNLSLTMAAIFTVAISLALVGASLLVREGAERATAQFQEGVEFIVFMNADAAEDQDLAIRDVLDNSPVIASYTYIGQEDAYEEFRNLFADKPDLVNSVSPAVMPPSYRIVPSDPSAANVSELADQFASQPGVKEVATATEAIRQIDDFSTRVSQALLVAAVVLVAVSALLILNTVFTAIGARRQEIEVMKLVGATNWFIRIPFMLEGTIHGLLGAALAIPALFVVDKQVLAFFQESDAVPLFRGFAVPEGFVWDTSIWLLIIGGSVGMIGSAVAVTRYLDV, from the coding sequence ATGTATCGACTTTGGTATTACTTCCGAGAAACCTTTTCTAGTATTTGGCGCAACCTGAGCCTGACTATGGCGGCCATCTTCACCGTGGCCATCTCCCTCGCTTTGGTCGGGGCTTCGCTGCTGGTGCGTGAAGGCGCCGAACGGGCTACCGCCCAATTTCAAGAAGGCGTGGAATTCATAGTCTTCATGAACGCCGACGCCGCCGAAGATCAAGACTTGGCCATACGCGATGTGCTGGACAACAGCCCGGTAATAGCCAGTTACACCTACATTGGTCAAGAAGATGCCTACGAAGAGTTTCGTAACCTCTTTGCCGACAAACCAGATCTCGTAAACAGTGTGTCGCCCGCGGTGATGCCACCCTCGTATCGCATCGTTCCCTCCGACCCCTCAGCGGCCAACGTCTCAGAGTTGGCCGATCAGTTCGCCAGTCAACCCGGAGTTAAAGAAGTAGCTACGGCCACCGAAGCCATCAGGCAAATAGATGACTTCTCAACTCGGGTAAGCCAAGCCCTCTTGGTGGCGGCCGTTGTTCTCGTTGCCGTCTCCGCTTTGCTGATCCTCAACACAGTATTTACGGCCATTGGCGCTCGTCGCCAAGAAATCGAAGTAATGAAACTGGTGGGAGCCACCAACTGGTTCATCCGCATACCTTTCATGTTGGAAGGCACCATCCATGGCCTCTTAGGCGCAGCATTGGCTATACCGGCCCTGTTCGTCGTGGATAAACAAGTGTTGGCATTTTTCCAAGAATCTGATGCCGTTCCGTTGTTTCGCGGCTTCGCCGTCCCCGAAGGCTTCGTGTGGGACACCAGTATCTGGTTGCTGATTATCGGTGGCTCCGTGGGCATGATCGGTTCAGCAGTAGCCGTAACCCGCTACCTGGACGTCTAA